From a region of the Dehalococcoidia bacterium genome:
- a CDS encoding DUF2892 domain-containing protein encodes MTLHQARAVAQGIVLLASAAIALWVSTPVGLALVAVMGVVKLQEAFTDRCPSDLVLRPLGFKKAGEAKG; translated from the coding sequence ATGACACTGCATCAGGCGCGCGCTGTAGCGCAAGGGATTGTGCTCTTGGCATCCGCTGCCATCGCCTTATGGGTCAGCACACCCGTAGGGCTGGCGTTGGTGGCTGTAATGGGGGTCGTGAAACTGCAAGAAGCCTTCACCGACCGCTGCCCTTCGGACCTGGTGCTGAGGCCCCTGGGATTCAAGAAGGCGGGTGAGGCCAAGGGCTAA
- a CDS encoding aspartate kinase — protein MALLVQKYGGSSLADAEKIRHVARRIGATREKGHQVVAVCSAMGDTTDDLIKLAYTVSPRPDPRELDLLLSTGEIVSCTLVAMALTGMGYPAVSLTGFQAGIRTERLYGKARIAHIDPQRIQRELQQGKIVIVAGFQGFTEDMDITTLGRGGSDTTAVALAVALGAERCEIYTDVEGIYTADPRIVPEARKLKEIDYEEMLELAVSGAKMQPRSIELAALYRVPVLVAGTFSEAPGTLIHGEVSMELRERVRGVAYDTNVAKITVLGVPDRPGIAAALFEPLAKVGISVDVIVQNASVEGLTDLSFTVARSDLPKALEVVRPVAQAIGARGVHSDAHMAKVSVVGTGMQNAPGYASRMFRALADANINIEMITTSEIRITCIVREERVKEAVRALHKAFRLDEGGNT, from the coding sequence ATGGCGCTTCTGGTGCAGAAATACGGAGGCAGTTCCCTGGCCGATGCCGAGAAGATACGCCACGTGGCCCGGCGCATCGGGGCCACCCGCGAGAAGGGCCACCAGGTCGTAGCGGTTTGCTCGGCCATGGGCGATACCACCGACGACCTCATCAAACTGGCCTATACGGTGAGCCCCCGTCCCGACCCCCGGGAGCTGGATTTGCTCCTGTCCACGGGGGAAATTGTCTCCTGCACCCTGGTGGCCATGGCTTTGACGGGCATGGGCTACCCCGCCGTAAGCCTGACAGGTTTCCAGGCGGGCATCCGCACCGAACGCCTGTATGGCAAGGCGCGCATCGCCCACATTGATCCCCAGCGCATTCAGCGAGAACTGCAGCAGGGCAAAATCGTCATCGTGGCGGGCTTCCAGGGCTTTACCGAGGATATGGACATTACCACGCTGGGGCGCGGGGGGTCTGATACCACGGCTGTGGCTTTGGCTGTGGCGCTGGGGGCGGAGCGATGTGAAATCTACACTGATGTGGAGGGCATCTATACCGCCGACCCCCGCATCGTTCCTGAAGCCCGCAAACTGAAGGAGATTGACTATGAGGAGATGCTGGAACTGGCGGTGTCGGGGGCGAAGATGCAGCCCCGTTCCATCGAGTTGGCTGCCCTCTACCGGGTGCCGGTGCTGGTGGCCGGCACCTTCTCGGAGGCGCCCGGCACCTTAATTCACGGAGAGGTAAGCATGGAACTGCGTGAGCGCGTGCGTGGTGTGGCTTATGATACCAATGTGGCCAAAATCACCGTGCTGGGGGTGCCCGATCGTCCAGGCATCGCCGCTGCCCTTTTTGAGCCTTTGGCTAAGGTGGGCATTAGCGTGGATGTCATCGTGCAAAACGCCTCCGTGGAGGGGCTGACCGACCTGAGTTTCACCGTCGCTCGCTCGGATCTGCCCAAGGCTTTGGAGGTGGTGCGCCCCGTCGCCCAGGCGATAGGCGCGCGGGGTGTGCACAGCGATGCCCATATGGCCAAAGTGAGCGTCGTGGGCACCGGGATGCAAAACGCCCCGGGCTATGCCTCCCGCATGTTCCGCGCCCTGGCCGATGCCAACATCAATATTGAAATGATCACGACCTCAGAAATTCGTATCACCTGCATTGTGCGGGAGGAGAGGGTGAAAGAGGCGGTGCGCGCCCTGCACAAGGCCTTCCGCCTGGACGAGGGGGGGAACACCTAG
- a CDS encoding HAD-IC family P-type ATPase yields MRTQSAVARGEESLWYALPAEDIAARFGTHLTDGLTRTEAEERLRQYGPNTLTVGRGVSVWAVLLHQFTSPLIYLLLAALAITLLIQHWTDAAVIGAVLVINTTVGFIQEYRAERAMQALLALVAPMATVVRDGVEHEVPSSAVVPGDLVVVRGGDIVPADLRLVRATRLEIDESLLTGESTPVSKGTEPLPASRPIPLAERRNMAFMGTVVTAGRGVGVVVATGSATQVGHIAQSIQRIGRQEVPLQRRLASLGRFITFTVIGAGLVVLVWSLLVGSSFQEALLTTVAMTVAVVPEGLPVAVTIALAVGVRRMARRRAIVRRLAAVETLGSCTVVVSDKTGTLTENSMTVQRIWAGGETFALTGSGRSLRGEVQKDGQKVSITEGSPLYWTLVAGVMTNEASVTPAGDTYEGRGDPTEVALLVAGAKVGLWRRALLERYPLVTEIPFDPPRQFSASIHHDGSTERVFVKGAPERVLAMCDALLTPDGPRSLDAAGVAQVARQMASEGLRVLGMAMGIGEKAVHSTRAGTPQGLVFLGLQGMWDPPRPEAIEALRAARRAGIRVLMVTGDHAGTAAAIAQRMGLTSSSPRVVTGADLEGMADSTLEQVMREVVVFARVTPQQKLRIVEALRRQGEVVAVTGDGVNDAPALKSAHIGVAMGRSGTAVAKEASDIVLVDDNFATIYAAIEEGRTSFANIRKVTFFLVSTGVGALISIFAALALGMPIPYLPAQLLWLNLVTNGVQDVALAFEPGERWFVHQPPRPPNEPILNRRILERTVLVGLVLAAGTLGLFAWELGRGADLDYARVTALTTMVLFQNFNVGNSRSERLSAFALNPLRNPFLFVGTVGAVALHIGAMHFGPTQFVLGLQPLSLESWLRILPVAVSVVLVVEVHKLLRR; encoded by the coding sequence ATGCGCACCCAGTCGGCAGTGGCCAGGGGCGAGGAGTCCCTGTGGTATGCCCTCCCGGCGGAGGACATCGCGGCCCGTTTCGGCACCCATCTCACTGATGGCCTGACCCGCACCGAGGCCGAGGAGCGCCTGCGCCAGTATGGGCCGAATACTTTAACCGTGGGACGGGGGGTAAGTGTCTGGGCGGTCCTGCTCCACCAATTCACCAGCCCCCTCATCTACCTGCTCCTGGCGGCCCTGGCCATTACCCTGCTCATTCAACATTGGACGGATGCGGCTGTCATCGGGGCGGTGCTGGTCATCAACACCACGGTGGGCTTTATCCAGGAGTATCGCGCCGAACGGGCCATGCAGGCCCTTTTGGCCCTGGTGGCCCCCATGGCCACGGTGGTGCGAGACGGCGTAGAGCACGAGGTGCCCAGCAGTGCTGTGGTGCCAGGCGACCTGGTCGTGGTGAGGGGGGGCGACATCGTCCCCGCCGACCTACGCCTGGTGCGCGCCACCCGCCTGGAAATAGACGAGTCCTTGCTCACGGGGGAGTCCACACCCGTCTCCAAGGGGACGGAGCCGTTGCCCGCCAGCCGTCCTATCCCTCTGGCCGAGCGACGCAATATGGCTTTTATGGGCACGGTGGTCACCGCGGGGCGCGGGGTGGGGGTGGTGGTGGCCACTGGCTCGGCCACCCAAGTGGGCCACATCGCCCAGAGCATTCAGCGCATCGGCCGCCAGGAGGTCCCCCTGCAACGTCGACTAGCGTCGTTGGGGCGGTTCATCACCTTTACCGTGATCGGTGCGGGCCTGGTGGTGCTGGTGTGGAGCCTCTTGGTCGGTTCATCGTTCCAAGAGGCCCTCCTGACCACTGTGGCCATGACCGTGGCCGTGGTGCCCGAGGGGTTGCCCGTGGCCGTGACCATCGCTTTGGCGGTGGGGGTGCGGCGGATGGCGCGCCGGCGCGCCATCGTGCGCCGATTGGCAGCGGTGGAGACCCTGGGCAGTTGCACCGTGGTGGTCTCCGACAAGACGGGCACCCTCACGGAGAACTCTATGACGGTGCAACGCATCTGGGCAGGGGGGGAGACCTTTGCCCTCACAGGCAGTGGGCGCAGTCTGCGCGGGGAGGTGCAGAAGGACGGCCAAAAGGTTTCCATCACCGAGGGTAGCCCCCTGTATTGGACGCTGGTGGCGGGCGTGATGACCAACGAGGCGTCTGTAACCCCTGCGGGGGATACCTATGAGGGGCGCGGGGATCCCACCGAGGTGGCCCTGCTGGTGGCCGGCGCGAAGGTCGGCCTGTGGCGGCGGGCATTGCTGGAGCGCTACCCCCTGGTAACGGAGATACCTTTTGATCCGCCCCGACAGTTTTCGGCGAGTATTCACCACGACGGCTCCACCGAACGGGTGTTCGTCAAAGGTGCCCCCGAACGCGTCCTGGCTATGTGCGATGCCTTGCTTACCCCCGATGGCCCGCGGTCGCTGGATGCGGCTGGCGTAGCGCAGGTGGCACGCCAGATGGCCAGCGAGGGCTTGCGGGTGTTGGGAATGGCAATGGGCATAGGGGAAAAGGCGGTGCACTCCACCCGCGCGGGGACGCCGCAGGGGCTTGTGTTCCTCGGTTTGCAGGGGATGTGGGATCCGCCCCGCCCCGAGGCGATAGAGGCTCTTCGCGCCGCCCGCCGTGCAGGCATTCGGGTGCTCATGGTAACGGGCGACCACGCCGGCACGGCGGCTGCCATTGCTCAACGCATGGGGTTGACGTCCTCGTCCCCTCGCGTAGTGACCGGGGCAGACCTGGAGGGGATGGCGGATTCCACGCTGGAGCAGGTGATGCGGGAGGTGGTGGTGTTCGCGCGGGTTACCCCCCAGCAGAAGTTGCGCATCGTAGAGGCCTTGCGCCGTCAGGGGGAGGTGGTGGCGGTAACAGGGGACGGAGTGAACGATGCCCCCGCGTTGAAGTCGGCGCATATCGGGGTCGCTATGGGGCGCAGCGGCACCGCGGTGGCGAAAGAGGCCAGCGATATCGTCTTGGTGGACGATAACTTCGCCACCATTTACGCCGCTATTGAAGAGGGGCGCACCTCCTTCGCCAACATCCGCAAGGTAACCTTTTTCCTCGTCTCCACGGGCGTAGGGGCGTTGATATCCATTTTTGCGGCTTTGGCGTTGGGCATGCCTATCCCCTACCTGCCGGCGCAACTCCTGTGGCTCAACCTGGTAACCAACGGCGTACAGGATGTGGCGTTGGCCTTTGAGCCTGGGGAAAGGTGGTTCGTGCACCAACCGCCGCGTCCGCCCAACGAGCCAATTCTCAACCGTCGCATACTGGAGCGTACGGTCTTGGTGGGGCTGGTGTTGGCAGCGGGCACACTGGGACTGTTCGCCTGGGAACTGGGGCGGGGGGCCGACCTGGATTACGCCCGCGTGACGGCCCTGACCACGATGGTGCTGTTCCAGAACTTCAATGTGGGCAACAGCCGGTCGGAGCGTTTGTCGGCCTTCGCCTTGAACCCGTTGCGTAACCCGTTCCTGTTCGTGGGCACCGTGGGGGCGGTGGCGTTGCACATCGGGGCGATGCATTTCGGCCCCACCCAGTTCGTGCTCGGTCTTCAGCCCCTGAGCCTGGAGTCGTGGTTGCGCATCCTTCCGGTCGCGGTGAGCGTGGTTCTGGTGGTGGAGGTTCATAAACTTTTGCGGCGGTAA
- a CDS encoding DMT family transporter: MASSDVAPLGPGQRARVLGQLGLVVVLWASTFPVSKVALAETTPLLLAGLRYAVSGLFLGLWWHLRATPRRVGNKVPWGSVVAFTLTGVVAFNAFFYLGLRQSTAVNGSLIQPVVAAIMTALLGWIILGERMASWRYAAFPLATAGVVLVIVGAPARMLDLSTLVGNLLFVLAGSSFALSNIVGRHLFQRVATLPAVVLATTLGAVVLLLLAGVEGGWGRLDEVSWRVWAIVLYMGVGATGLGYLWWYRGVESIGATRTGVFIFLVPVVGALLSVLFLGETLHPVQVVGGVLALVGVALVLL, from the coding sequence ATGGCGTCGTCGGATGTTGCGCCGTTGGGCCCAGGGCAACGGGCCCGGGTGCTGGGCCAGTTGGGGTTGGTGGTGGTGTTGTGGGCCAGCACCTTCCCGGTGAGCAAAGTGGCCCTGGCCGAGACCACCCCTCTCTTGCTGGCCGGGTTGCGCTATGCGGTCAGCGGGCTTTTCCTGGGGCTGTGGTGGCATCTGCGAGCTACCCCCCGTCGGGTGGGGAACAAGGTGCCGTGGGGGAGTGTGGTGGCGTTTACCCTGACGGGCGTGGTGGCCTTTAATGCTTTCTTTTACTTGGGGCTACGCCAGTCCACGGCGGTCAACGGCTCCCTTATTCAGCCCGTTGTTGCGGCGATAATGACGGCTCTGCTGGGGTGGATCATTCTGGGCGAGCGGATGGCTTCGTGGCGCTATGCCGCTTTCCCTTTGGCGACGGCGGGTGTGGTGTTAGTCATTGTGGGCGCCCCGGCCCGTATGCTAGATCTCTCCACCCTGGTGGGCAACCTTCTGTTTGTCTTGGCGGGTTCCTCTTTCGCCCTCTCCAACATCGTGGGGAGGCACCTGTTCCAGCGTGTGGCAACTCTGCCGGCGGTTGTGCTGGCCACTACCCTAGGGGCGGTGGTGCTCCTGCTCCTGGCGGGGGTGGAGGGGGGATGGGGCCGGCTAGACGAGGTGTCGTGGCGGGTGTGGGCGATTGTGCTCTACATGGGGGTGGGGGCGACAGGTCTGGGGTATCTGTGGTGGTATAGGGGGGTGGAAAGCATCGGGGCCACCCGCACGGGGGTGTTCATCTTTTTGGTGCCGGTGGTGGGGGCGCTGTTGTCTGTCCTCTTTCTGGGGGAAACGCTCCATCCTGTGCAGGTCGTGGGCGGGGTGCTCGCCCTGGTGGGGGTCGCCTTGGTTTTGCTGTAG
- a CDS encoding VOC family protein, giving the protein MIESIAGVILWTDNMEDMVRFYRDALGLKEHSRHKDFVAFAVSPGVRLSVGRHSQVQGKARDPFRVMVNLQVADIHAVYEELRRRGVVFLRPPEREHWGGWVATLQDPDGNILQLLQLRG; this is encoded by the coding sequence ATGATTGAGAGTATCGCTGGGGTCATTCTGTGGACGGATAACATGGAGGACATGGTGCGTTTCTACCGGGATGCTCTGGGTTTGAAGGAGCACAGCCGCCACAAAGATTTCGTGGCCTTTGCGGTGTCCCCGGGGGTGCGGTTGAGCGTAGGTCGGCACAGCCAGGTGCAGGGGAAGGCCCGCGACCCCTTTCGGGTGATGGTGAACTTGCAGGTGGCGGACATCCACGCCGTCTATGAGGAACTGCGCCGGCGGGGGGTGGTCTTCCTGCGTCCGCCGGAGCGGGAGCATTGGGGTGGGTGGGTGGCCACTTTGCAAGACCCTGACGGCAACATTCTGCAACTTCTCCAACTGCGGGGATGA
- a CDS encoding SLC13 family permease, with the protein MEQKALLALGVLALTYVGIMFTRLPHTNLDRPAAALVGGVLMVLLGVLTFDEAAQAIDVHTIALLLGMMLLVGVLQRAGFFTLLAGYTLSLGSTPLRLLAVVILATGVGSAFLVNDVVVLLFTPVVVQACRALGVNPVPYLIAEAMASNIGSTATIVGNPQNMLIGVASGIPFGRFFVLLAPVAVLSGVVLFVVVWAFYRKSLRLGVGSDGVAGRALAVAAGHAFPAEAHRLLWRSVPILLATIAGFFLSTTLGIGVHTVALVGGTAAVVVSGVRPSQVIQSVDWTLLVFFAGLFVVIGGAQKAGLLEVFLERLALEPNLTGIVSVHLVSTVVSQIVSNVPLTMLAIPLLKPVGGEVLWLSLAAGSTLGGNATLIGAVANIIVAEVAARDGAIMGWWEFTKVGLVVTVLTVGLSMGILALEWYLGLVG; encoded by the coding sequence ATGGAGCAGAAGGCCCTGCTGGCACTGGGGGTCTTGGCTCTGACGTATGTGGGCATCATGTTCACCCGCCTGCCCCATACCAATCTGGATCGCCCGGCAGCTGCCCTTGTGGGTGGGGTGCTCATGGTGCTGCTGGGGGTGTTAACCTTTGACGAGGCGGCCCAGGCCATTGATGTGCATACCATTGCTCTGCTGTTGGGGATGATGCTCCTAGTGGGGGTGTTGCAGAGGGCGGGGTTTTTCACTTTACTGGCGGGCTACACCCTTTCTTTGGGGAGCACCCCGTTGCGCCTTCTGGCGGTGGTCATTTTGGCGACGGGGGTGGGCAGCGCCTTTCTGGTGAACGATGTGGTGGTGCTGTTGTTCACGCCTGTGGTTGTCCAAGCCTGTCGGGCGTTGGGGGTCAACCCCGTGCCCTACCTTATCGCCGAGGCCATGGCGTCCAATATCGGCTCGACGGCGACCATTGTGGGCAATCCCCAGAATATGCTGATCGGGGTAGCGTCGGGCATCCCCTTCGGGCGGTTTTTTGTTCTCTTGGCGCCTGTGGCCGTGCTGTCGGGGGTGGTGCTATTTGTTGTGGTGTGGGCCTTTTACCGAAAGAGTTTGCGGTTGGGGGTGGGGAGCGATGGTGTGGCGGGGCGTGCCCTTGCGGTGGCGGCGGGGCACGCCTTTCCCGCAGAGGCGCATCGCCTTTTGTGGCGGTCGGTGCCGATCCTGTTGGCCACCATTGCCGGCTTCTTTTTGAGCACGACTTTGGGCATCGGGGTGCACACGGTGGCTTTGGTGGGAGGAACGGCGGCTGTGGTGGTCAGCGGGGTGCGCCCCTCCCAGGTCATCCAAAGCGTGGACTGGACTCTGTTGGTGTTTTTTGCGGGGCTGTTTGTGGTCATCGGCGGTGCGCAAAAGGCGGGCCTGTTGGAGGTGTTCTTGGAACGCCTGGCGTTGGAGCCTAACCTCACCGGCATCGTCTCGGTGCACCTCGTGAGCACGGTGGTGTCGCAAATTGTGAGCAATGTGCCCCTGACGATGCTGGCTATCCCTCTGTTGAAGCCTGTGGGGGGGGAAGTATTGTGGCTCTCGCTGGCGGCGGGGTCCACTTTGGGCGGCAATGCCACGCTCATCGGAGCGGTGGCCAACATCATCGTGGCGGAGGTGGCGGCACGGGACGGGGCCATTATGGGCTGGTGGGAGTTCACGAAGGTGGGGTTAGTGGTTACTGTTCTGACGGTCGGGCTGTCTATGGGCATCCTGGCTTTGGAATGGTATCTGGGTCTTGTGGGATGA
- a CDS encoding MBL fold metallo-hydrolase: MEIVPGVHLLPGKVGCNVYVLVGEGGLVLVDSGLPWGASRILKGLDGLGYSPQAVRAILLTHGHPDHYGGAYTLQQETGARVYMHRADTIPTRRGDVVPRFYPIPGAPRPVVDGFVEEGQVLPVLGGLRVLHTPGHTPGSVCFLLERYALLFTGDTLLTVGRRLARPLPMHEPAVYMQSLERLALLAFERVCPGHGRPLLEQADERLRGLVAAVRNRGRPGWRRWVKWVGMLAGLGEEKHHR; this comes from the coding sequence ATGGAGATTGTGCCCGGCGTGCACCTATTGCCCGGCAAGGTGGGGTGTAATGTGTATGTTCTGGTGGGGGAGGGTGGTCTGGTGCTGGTGGATAGTGGGTTGCCCTGGGGGGCGTCTCGCATCCTGAAAGGTTTGGATGGGTTGGGGTATTCCCCCCAGGCCGTGCGCGCCATCCTGTTGACCCACGGCCATCCCGACCACTATGGGGGGGCCTACACCCTGCAGCAGGAAACTGGGGCGCGGGTCTATATGCACCGGGCGGATACTATCCCCACCCGCAGGGGGGATGTGGTGCCACGTTTTTATCCCATCCCTGGTGCGCCCCGACCAGTGGTGGACGGCTTTGTGGAGGAGGGGCAGGTGCTCCCTGTGTTGGGGGGGTTGCGGGTGCTTCACACCCCCGGCCACACGCCGGGGAGCGTCTGCTTCCTGCTGGAAAGATATGCCCTGCTGTTCACAGGAGATACGCTGCTCACGGTAGGCAGGCGTTTGGCCCGCCCCCTTCCCATGCACGAGCCTGCGGTCTATATGCAGTCGCTGGAACGGTTGGCGCTCCTGGCGTTTGAGAGAGTGTGTCCTGGGCATGGGCGTCCTTTGCTGGAGCAGGCGGATGAGAGGCTACGGGGTTTGGTGGCAGCGGTGCGGAACAGGGGCAGACCGGGGTGGAGACGCTGGGTGAAGTGGGTGGGGATGCTGGCGGGGTTGGGCGAGGAGAAGCACCACCGGTAA
- a CDS encoding ammonium transporter encodes MHTLPWLTHLAEPAWQAAEVNPGDTAWLLVSAALVLLMTPGLAFFYGGLVGRSNVLSTIMHSFITICLVSVMWVLWGYSLAFGPDRAGLIGGLEWVGLRGVGGDPNPDYGATVPHQAFMVFQLMFAIITPALITGAFAERLKFKALLLFVLLWSTLVYVPLAHWVWGVGGWMRNLGALDFAGGTVVHIASGVSALVAALVVGTRLGYGKEPKEPHNVPFVVLGAALLWFGWFGFNAGSAISAGALATNAFVVTNTAAAMGALSWMTMSWWLGGSPSVVGAASGAVAGLVAITPASGFVGPMPAIIIGLVAGVLCYLAARWRAGWKRVDDALDVWAVHGVGGTWGAIATGLFASTAINPAGADGLFFGGAGLLWKQVVAVLATWAFAGGMTFVILKVLDRLVGLRVSPQEEEMGLDITQHGEVAYKL; translated from the coding sequence ATGCACACCTTGCCCTGGTTGACCCACCTTGCCGAGCCGGCCTGGCAGGCAGCGGAGGTGAACCCGGGGGATACGGCTTGGCTGTTAGTGTCGGCGGCCCTGGTGCTGTTGATGACGCCGGGGTTGGCCTTCTTCTACGGGGGGTTGGTGGGACGCTCCAATGTGCTGTCCACGATTATGCACAGTTTTATCACCATCTGTTTGGTGAGTGTGATGTGGGTGCTGTGGGGGTATTCCCTGGCCTTTGGCCCGGACCGGGCTGGGCTGATTGGGGGCTTGGAGTGGGTGGGGTTGCGGGGCGTGGGGGGCGACCCCAACCCCGACTATGGGGCGACGGTGCCTCATCAAGCCTTTATGGTGTTCCAGTTGATGTTTGCCATCATCACGCCGGCCCTGATTACAGGGGCCTTTGCCGAGCGTCTCAAGTTCAAGGCGTTGCTGCTGTTCGTCCTGCTGTGGTCCACCCTGGTATATGTGCCCCTGGCCCACTGGGTCTGGGGCGTGGGGGGGTGGATGCGGAACCTGGGGGCATTGGACTTTGCCGGGGGCACGGTGGTGCACATCGCCTCAGGGGTGTCGGCGCTGGTGGCGGCCCTGGTGGTGGGAACGCGGTTGGGCTACGGCAAGGAGCCCAAGGAGCCCCATAATGTGCCCTTCGTGGTGTTGGGGGCGGCGCTTCTGTGGTTCGGCTGGTTCGGGTTCAATGCGGGCAGCGCCATCTCTGCGGGGGCACTGGCCACAAACGCCTTCGTGGTTACCAACACGGCGGCGGCGATGGGGGCGCTGTCCTGGATGACGATGAGTTGGTGGTTGGGGGGATCGCCCAGTGTGGTGGGGGCGGCGTCCGGGGCGGTGGCGGGGCTGGTGGCCATCACACCCGCCTCGGGCTTTGTGGGGCCTATGCCGGCCATAATTATTGGGCTGGTGGCGGGTGTCCTGTGCTATCTGGCGGCGCGGTGGCGGGCGGGTTGGAAGCGGGTGGATGATGCCCTGGATGTGTGGGCGGTGCACGGTGTGGGGGGCACATGGGGGGCCATCGCCACGGGGCTGTTCGCCAGCACCGCCATCAACCCGGCGGGTGCCGATGGTCTGTTCTTCGGCGGGGCGGGGCTGTTGTGGAAACAGGTGGTGGCGGTGCTGGCCACCTGGGCCTTCGCCGGGGGCATGACTTTCGTTATCCTGAAAGTGCTGGACCGGCTGGTGGGCTTGCGGGTGTCGCCTCAGGAGGAGGAGATGGGTTTGGACATCACCCAGCACGGCGAAGTGGCCTATAAACTGTAA
- a CDS encoding P-II family nitrogen regulator, giving the protein MKKVEAIIRPERLDRVKDALAAAGFVGLNVVNVTGRGTQRGVVYQGRAGERYVVDMLPKVKLELVVPDSAVEQVVNLIIQNARTGNIGDGKIFIIPVDDAIRVRTGERGDQAL; this is encoded by the coding sequence ATGAAGAAAGTGGAAGCCATTATCCGCCCTGAGCGCTTGGACCGGGTGAAGGATGCGCTGGCGGCCGCGGGGTTCGTGGGGTTGAATGTGGTGAATGTGACGGGGCGGGGGACCCAGCGGGGGGTGGTGTATCAGGGGCGGGCCGGGGAGCGTTACGTGGTGGATATGCTCCCCAAGGTGAAGCTGGAACTGGTGGTGCCGGACTCCGCAGTGGAGCAGGTGGTCAACTTGATTATTCAGAACGCCCGCACGGGCAACATTGGGGATGGGAAGATCTTTATCATCCCCGTGGACGACGCTATCCGCGTGCGCACCGGGGAGCGGGGCGACCAGGCCCTGTAG
- the glnA gene encoding type I glutamate--ammonia ligase: MTTTVGAGSPTGRRPTTPAEVVRFARERGIQMVDLKFCDLPGTMQHLTIPVEELTEKLFTEGTGFDGSSIRGFQAIHESDMLLVPDPTTAAIDPFFTIPTLSLICNVVDPHGGGWNRPTPYSRDPRYVAQKAEAYLKRSGLADTSYWGPELEFFIFDSVRFDQNAHSGFYEVQSDEGIWNSGKERDLRGNLNLAYRPRHKEGYFPAPPTDTFQDLRSEISLKLAGFGIQVEKHHHEVATAGQGEVDFRYDTLVRTADNVLVYKYIVKNVARAHGKVATFMPKPLFGDNGSGMHTHQSLWRNGVNLFAGEGYAGLSQLALWYIGGLLKHAPALLAICAPTTNSYRRLVPGFEAPVNLVYSMRNRSACARIPVYYDKPEAKRVEFRCPDPSCNPYLAFAAMLMAGLDGIRNRIDPGEPVDKDIYALPPEEAAKIRQVPGSLDEAIKALEEDHEFLLQGGVFTEDLLETWIRYKREREIDPVRLRPHPYEFFLYLDA, translated from the coding sequence ATGACGACCACAGTTGGTGCCGGCTCTCCCACGGGGCGGCGGCCCACAACCCCTGCCGAGGTGGTGCGCTTTGCGCGGGAGCGCGGGATCCAGATGGTGGATCTGAAGTTCTGCGACCTCCCCGGCACTATGCAACACCTCACTATCCCCGTGGAGGAACTGACGGAGAAACTGTTCACCGAGGGGACGGGGTTCGACGGCTCCAGCATTCGGGGCTTCCAAGCCATCCACGAGAGCGACATGCTCCTGGTGCCGGATCCCACCACCGCTGCTATAGACCCCTTTTTCACCATTCCCACTCTCTCCCTCATCTGCAATGTGGTGGACCCCCACGGGGGCGGATGGAACCGCCCCACCCCTTACTCCCGCGACCCCAGGTATGTGGCCCAGAAGGCCGAAGCCTACCTGAAGCGCAGCGGCCTGGCCGACACCAGTTACTGGGGGCCGGAACTGGAGTTCTTCATCTTTGACAGCGTCCGCTTCGACCAGAACGCCCACTCGGGCTTCTACGAGGTGCAGTCGGACGAGGGCATCTGGAACAGCGGGAAGGAGCGGGACCTGCGTGGCAACCTCAACCTGGCCTATCGCCCCCGCCACAAGGAGGGCTACTTCCCCGCTCCCCCCACCGATACTTTCCAAGACCTGCGTTCGGAGATCTCCTTGAAACTGGCGGGATTCGGCATCCAGGTGGAGAAGCACCACCACGAGGTGGCCACCGCCGGGCAGGGGGAGGTGGACTTCCGCTACGACACTCTGGTGCGCACTGCCGACAATGTGCTGGTCTACAAGTACATCGTCAAGAATGTGGCACGCGCCCACGGGAAGGTGGCTACCTTTATGCCTAAGCCGTTGTTCGGAGACAACGGCTCGGGTATGCACACCCACCAGTCCCTCTGGCGCAACGGGGTCAACCTGTTCGCTGGGGAGGGGTATGCGGGCCTCTCCCAACTGGCCCTGTGGTATATTGGGGGCTTGCTGAAGCACGCCCCGGCGCTGCTAGCCATCTGCGCCCCCACCACCAACTCCTATCGCCGTTTGGTGCCCGGGTTCGAGGCCCCTGTCAACTTGGTCTATTCCATGCGCAACCGCAGCGCTTGCGCCCGTATCCCCGTGTACTACGATAAGCCCGAGGCCAAGCGGGTGGAGTTCCGCTGTCCCGACCCCTCCTGCAACCCCTACCTGGCCTTCGCGGCGATGCTCATGGCGGGGCTGGACGGCATCCGCAATCGCATAGACCCGGGAGAGCCTGTGGATAAGGACATTTACGCCCTCCCGCCCGAGGAGGCGGCCAAGATTCGTCAGGTGCCCGGCAGCCTGGACGAGGCCATCAAGGCGCTGGAGGAGGACCACGAGTTCCTCCTGCAAGGTGGGGTGTTCACCGAGGACCTGCTGGAGACCTGGATTCGCTACAAGCGGGAGAGGGAGATAGACCCGGTGCGCCTGCGCCCCCACCCGTACGAGTTCTTCCTGTATCTGGACGCCTAG